The window ACTGTGAGAGATTTCTGTTTCAGGTGGTCCAGACACCTTGCAGATATCTGAGAGCGAATTTGATCTGATTTGGGATTATATTCTAGAAAATATCTGAACATACCATAATCTGGATCTGGTTCCTTTGTTAAACTAGCAAAATAGGCTTTGGGTTGTGATGGTTTCCTTGGGGAACCCTCACAGATGGGACCAAGCTCTGGAAGTCACCATCTGTTTATCTCCAGAGTTAACAGGTAGTCCAGCATCTCTAAGGAGTCCTAGAAGGCTCCCTGTTGCACTCTGGAGACATCAGGGAAGAAAGCAGCTTGACATGATCCTTTCCTGGGATCAAGAGATGCTTCAATGGCCACATTGAATTACTTGTCCTTTTACTGACTGAGCAATGCGAAAAAATAGAATTCACTTTGAATTAATTAATCTGCTGATCTCATTTTGTATAAGGTTGAGTAAGTTCTAGCTAGAAATAGTTCCTCTGCTATGCAATTTATTCTGGATCATTTTCATTGTGAAGCTGCCTCTCTTTTCAGACTCTCAAGTATTTTAATCCTGTTttccttcaccagctctgctgtgaacCGACTTCTGGAGTGCTTTGGCCAAGCTGGTTTGCACTCCAGCAGTCCTTTAAAGCAATCACACAGGTCCCAGGTGAGTGAGGCTGATGCTCACTGTTCTGCAGAAAGTGTGCAGATCCCTTTGGTTTTAGCTGGATTCATGGGATGAGCAGTGTTGCACAAAGCAAGTTCGAAcaagaaacagcttttttttttttttttggacttcTTCGTTCAAGCCTCCGGGCACAGAGAGTACTCGATCAATTCCTCTCCACACATTCATCTGATCAATTTGCAGTGGCAggacaaaagcagagaaatagcCCATACCCCCGACTGCACAAGGACCTTTCTGAAAGAGAATTTTCAGGCACTAAGCTTCAGTGTAATTAGTTTGCAAGTCTGTGTCTGCCTCCCAGCCTCACAATACCTCTGGTTCAGCCTAGTGAACAGGAACTGAAtcaaaaagcttttttctttcatacttACACATCAAAAGATGTTTACTAACTTTCTTTTTGTCAGCCTGTGTATGTCCCCAGACACATTAATGCCTTTTGAGAGCACTAAGTGAGGCGTGAGCAGCCTGAAGCTTCAGCAGTGTGGGCTCCTGAGCACCAGGTGCCTTGGCTTGCCTCTCTGTGCCATTTTCCCTGGTGGTGTGTGGGATGCTGTCACTGCACCCTGGCAAAGGACCTCGCCTTTGGCTCTCCAGAGGGCAGCATTTCTATTGGTGCTTCTAAGATAAAAAACTTTTCCACAATCTGGCTCAAAGCTCTTGTCGATTGGTGTGATGTTTCTGCTTGTGGGATGACAGCAAGTGTTCTGCAAAATGCTGAGGAGAAACAGCCTTTGAAATCAAGTGGTTATTTATTTATCCAAATTATAGATCAAACCCCTTTCTTGAAATTGTTCCCCAAAGATTATAATGGGGAAaatagtatatatatatatatatgtagtatTCCCAGGGCTCTCTATGGTATAAATACAACCTTCGGTTGCAACTTGTAACTGCATGCTTCCCTAGAGGTCACCAGGGTACAGGTACAGCATAAGAAAATGCTCTCTGACCACAGGCTCTAGTTTAACGCACATATTAGGATGGAGTTAGATGGGGAAAGAAAGTTCTTAGAGAATGAGAAGCCTCACTAAGACATCACCTGTCTCCTGTCATTTATAGCACTGTGTTAACTAGCTCTTAATTTGGGTTGCAGCTCCAGCCATCAGTGCCTCAGCACTGTCGCTCCAGTGTCATGTGTGATCTGGGAATGTCCATGGCCTGCTGTGGGAGCAATGAACACAACAGTCGGCAAACATCACACTCCCCTGCTGCAGTACACAGCAAACAGAAATTACACAGCCAAGTACACTGCAGGGATGTTTTGGTTAACTCTTCAAGGGTGTGGGAAGGTTTTACTGTTTGTTGTGACAAagccttcctgctcctcctaCAGAAACCATCGCCTGTATTGAATTTGTTTACGTATTCTGTGGCTTTTGTCACTGTGTCAGTCCTTCGTATTCTCTGGGGTTCTGAGCAGTGTgtaaaacccacaaaacccagcagagaAGATCTTAGAATAAGCTCAGGGTTTCAAAAAGATCTGAAGCTTTTCACCTCAAATTATATCTAATCTCTCTGAGGGTCTTTGTCTGTTCATGAGCACCGTGGGGTGGGAGCTGCCAAAATAAGCCGATTTGGGTCCTTGGGACAGCAAATGTCACTCTCTGACAAGTAAGAATTTATACATTGCCCTTGGGCCAACTGCAGAACAAATAAGTGAAACAATGCTGTAGAGAAAACTCTTCACTTAAGAAGGCACAGAAAATAACTTCCCTGAAGGTAACTCAGCAAGGCTGCTTGTGGTGTTCAGTGTCACAGcttattttctcttcagcagTTATTGACAACATTTGTGCTGAGGTGGCTATCACATCTTTCTGGAATAATACTCCATAAATGTTATCTGAATAACATTCAAGGGCCAGTTTcccatttcagtgtttcttggCTTGTAAAGAATTGACAAGTCCTTGCCATGCTAAATATAATTTGGAGAGTAATCAGTTTGGGGCCCTCCTGACATCGTGTGACCTGCAATGAGTCAGAAGCCACTCAGAGCCTTGTCCTTCTTTCCTGAACTATAGAGATAATCCAGGTTTCCTTCTCAGGGGTTTGCAGGAAAGACTGTGGCAGAGCAATGAGAGTTCCCTGGGCAGGAAGCTCTATAGGAACATGGCATGCTTCCAgtggcaggagagctggaaggAGACCAGCCCACTTCTTCTCAGTGCTTTTGTGAGACACTGAAGTGCTCAGACCAGGCTGTTACATTGAAGGGAGGACTGTCAGAATAAGGAACTTCTAACAAAGATTCAGATTAGCCTCATCTTCAGATTATGAAATTACATCATGGCCAGACAATTAGCATTTTTCTTGATGTCTTTCCTACCCCAGCTCTGTATGGAATGGCTCTGGGAGCTGAAAAGGACtctgtgttttgtggttttacTGGGTGAAGTGCACCAGAAGGCTGTGGGTGAAAACTGCTGTACAAACATGCAGGGTTTTcatctcctttcttccttctcttttacCAAAGCCTCTCAGTTGCTAAGGAAAACTCTCCAGGGTACGTTTAAAGCAGTGAAGTTCAGTTTTGCACAGACAGAATGAGATCCTACAGAGAACTCCCACCATGCTCATGAATGGGAGCATGTGCATGGATGGCAATTATGCTGCTCACAAATCCCCTTCTGAAATCACCACTCCAAAGTGGCCTGAGTTTTATAATTCCATTGCACACAAATTTCTTACTAGTTGATTAGGGTGaaaaaacattacaaaaatattttttaaatattacaaaACAGTATTATGGTATTACAAAcaagacttggaaaaaaaagtgtgtctGTAAGAATTATAAGACATATTTGGAATGAATATAGCAATAGTAATTGTAAGTACTGTTAGGAGTAGAAGGCAGTAACATCAAATCAGAAATGTGTGATATAGTCTGATTTTAGTGTAATTAGTGGTTATTGTGGTTGCTTTGAGTGTGGatactgaaaaatgaaagcGCTGGGAAGATACAGAAGTGGCAAACTACATCAGACACTGAAAACTTGGCACAGAATTGATCCTTAAAGTCTTATGAGTCTTGGGGAAATCTGTTTTATGAGGATTCTGGGCCATATTGCTGATACAGTGTCTGAAAAACCAGAGCAGGATACCAATGTTTACACTGAAATATGTACTGGGGACTTTGCACAATCCTGAGTAGTCTCAGTCTGTGCATCTCTGGCTCAGGGTTGTCATTGTGGGTGCACACACAGATGGCCTGATACCAGGGCCTGAACTGAGCTCCTGGGTGTTACCCCAGCACAGATCACTGCAGTGATGATACACCTGGTATTGcctattttctgtttcttgctgtgcCATgactccttttcctccctctccttgctTCAGCCCCAGAAAGGCCAGCCCTGAGCAGAACTGTATCATTCTGAGGTCTAGTGATGAGATGTTGGGAAGCACAAAGGAGGGTGGAATCCTTCCTTCTGTATCTATCAGAGGTGAAGAGCTACTTGAGAGTTCTTCTCTCTGACATGATGGGTGAAAAATTGCCAACAGAGTGAATTTCTTTCTGTACTGAACAAGAAGTTTATGCTGTAACAAGCAGCACTTATTTTGGTTCCTTGGTGTGGCAATGACACCTACACAGCCCCCCAGCCACACTCTGGGTGGGTGTGTGCAGCCCCAAGAGctcccttcacacacacactacAGAGAGGAGCTGCCACTGACTGCTGATTAAAAGGTAAGGAAGCTGCAAAACTGCTTTTAGTACAATATAACACAGAAACAGAGTCACCAGAACAGGactgtttttctgttcctgcaATGTCACGTGGCTTCTTTACCCAACAGCATCTTTTGTCCAGGATTAATCCAAATGACACTTAATGACACAACATGATGTGGCACCAGTGTTTTTTAATCTCAGTACAAAGCCAGCACTCCACTGGTGATCTTCCCCAGCTGCAGGAAGCATCCTGCAGAGAATGCTTTCATCATTTACAGACATGCATTCACCAGCCTATTTAATTAATTAGAGTTGGTCATCATTCCTTCTGAAGTGTATTGCTGCTTTATTAACACAGGTCAGCTGTGAGCTGAGATAAGTACAAACAAATGAAAGGGAAAGCAGGCAGTGGTTTAGGAGCTCTGAAGCTGAGACAAATTCTCTTATTTCTTAGAAAAACCAATGGTCCTGAAGAGATCAACAGGTTCTTCCATATTTCCAAGCATGCTGCTATGATCACAGATCTGTCATTCTTTCTTTATGACCTCAGAGGCTTTGAAGAAAGTTTTCTTCCCAGGAGAACATAAAATTTAGCCTTTGTAACACCAGGtaaaaagaaagagcaggaaGATATTGGCCTTTTGGTAATACCCTCCTAATGCCAGAGCAAGATGGTTATAAGCCAAGACTTGCAGGACAATTTTCACCTCTTAACAGATTTGATTATGTCCGCTGAACATAATCTTGAGGCTGAGAATAGACTGCTATTTGCAGAGCCCATACCCTGCTACAGATGCATTAACCACACAGGATTTCTAATACACtaagattgatttttttttaatgctttgtcACTTTGGAGGGAAAATAGTCATACAGGAGAGGACCATACCCATCTAATGCATCTGTTACAGCATCATCAATATCTGTGTAAGAAAGGTATAGATGTGcccagaacaggcagcaaacTATTCAGAGACAGCCTGAAAATACAAAGAGCCTTCCTTATTTTGGGTTTGCCATTTTAACCAGTGGTACAAAAGTGGATGATACTTCATAAACTTATCTTACTAATACACTTGACAGACTTTATGAAAATGGTTCTTTTTATAATTAAACTCTGCAAGCCTGTGAGTTCTCAAGTGCTATGAAAAGGCCTCCCCACAGCATCCACTTTCTATGTGGCTTTAATTATCTGAAACGTGTTGCTTTTACTGAGGATGTTTCAGGTGCCTTTGTTGACTGGAAGTTCCTGGGATAATATTTATTAGTGCTGGTGGAAGAAATCCTGCTCTGGTGCTTGGACTGAGGATGTGAACAGGCCACTCTGAGGCAGAGCATTACATGCTCAAGAAAAAATCAAGGCTTAAAATGTCACCCAATTCTCCCATGCCTTGACCCACCTGTAATTGCTTAGTTCTGAGCTCATGGCTTCCAGACTCTGTTATTACTAGTGTTACCCTCCATGGAGGAGCCATGTACTGACCTTTCCCAAGTTAAACAAATGCCCAGAATAACGAAGAATTGGGCAAAGTGTGTTCCTCTAAGAGCTTTACCTTTTTGAACTGCCATAAAACAAACtgttaagaagaaaattactttcacATTTGTCACCACTGCTATTTGCTTTTCAGGCTGCAGAGTGCAAGATCCACAGGCCGGCCCCAGTCAGTGTGCAATGTTTTCATACACTGCCATCTGTTGTTACGGTGTGTCCatgtcactgctgtgctgccccgCTGCGGTTTCTGTTCCAGCAGGAAGCATATCCTTTCCAGAAAGGATGTTAAAAAACACAGTTAAGTTGGAAGACCTGCTTTAATTCATACATGCAGTGAGAGTCTAACAATTCTGCTTTCAGTTGTGGCAACAGCCAAGTAAgtgttgcttttatttcatttatttcaactGTAGGTTTTAttcagagcagagccagagcatTCATGTTCAGTAAAGTTTCAGCAAAATATACATACACATTTGTATCACAAACTTCCCAGGCATTTATGCTCACCAGAATTATAAATGATCCTGTCAGTGCATGAACTGACTCTGACTCGCTTATTTAGACAGCTGTCCTGGAATCTGCATGTTTAGTTACAGTCTGGATAATTGAGCTATGGATTTGAGTCCCAAGAGCTGACCAATTAGCACCTTGTTCCCTAAATCTGtattataaaaaaatagaacatGATGTGTCAGAAGGTGTCAGGGAAGTAAAACAATTGGTGTGTGATTGAATGAGGGGTGATCACATGTGCTGGAGGGCAAGGCTGAAGCCCTGGGGCACACAGTCCCAAACCAGCTGGAGGAGATAAGTAAGGGAGCCAGGAATTGGCCTAGTCCTGTGGTTTACAGATGAGTatccctgccctggagcagctcaccCAAGGGTGCAGCCATCAGAGCCCCACACATGCTTGTGTGAGAGGTGGCACAGGTCTGACTGCCTGAGCTGGGATTACCTGCACCTGATTGTTGTGTGTGTTAGAACTGCTCTGAGCACAGGCCTCAGTACTGGAGCACTGGACACGAGAGAGAGCCTTTGACACCATGGGGACAAACTCCCAAAAGGCCACAAGTCTCTGGCTTCCTTAAAAAGGAGGATGTATCTAATCACAACACTTAAAGAACTTGTGCATTCAAAAACATAGAAAGACACAGcagaattaataatttattgcaTCCACAAAAATATAAGTTTATTTGCATATCCAAATACAGGATATTTATTTAAGTGAAACTGTATGTTCACAATAACAAGTTCACTTGCCATTGAATAAAACTGCAGTCTTAATAACTGCAACTCACTCCCCAAACACTAAACTTGAagcttctttctgttctttatgCAGCTGTTTTGCCCTGTTtttcagctcctctgccttAGCATCATTCTTCTCAACACCATCTCCCAGTTTGTACATGCGACTGGCATTGGCACAGGCCCAGATGTGCCCCAGATCACACGCTTTCAGCGAGTACTTCAAGGCACTGCCCAtgtccttggggaccccaggaGCTCCCTGCAGGTATATTACACCCAGGTTGAAGCAGCTGGGAGCAAAATTGCCATCACAGGCTTTTGTGTAATAGTCTCTGGCGACCACGGGGTCGGGTTTGTCATTGTTCACTCTCCCATCGTGGGCCAACAGCCCAACGTTATGACACGCGTTCACTGacttcttccctcctttctcaCAGGACTTCAGGAAAGACTTGTAGGCAGCTTTCAAATCTGGTTCAAGTCCACCTGTCAGTCAAGAAACCACAACATTTCTGTAAGGACATGCTGGAACAGATGGGAGCTCTCTGCTTTGCAGTATGCTTCCCTTCCATTGGAAATGGTGCATTCCTCACTTTAGACACAACATTTAAGACTTCAGAGACACAATCATTGTCTCAGTGACAAAGGTTTTGCTAATGTCTTTGACTTAGGAAGTCTCCTCCACTCATGAGTAATCACAACAGTACCTGTAACCAAGAAATAACCCAAACCAACTGAACACTCTTTCCTCCACGATATTCGTGGATTTCTTAATACTTACACGAGGCAAATATGATTTTTCCAGTATACCTACATATTCACTGAGATTATTACCAGTTTTGAGCTACAGCAAAAATATTGTTTCTTATTAGTATTGTCCTTTGGAAGATCTCCCACTAATTTAACTGCTTCCATACCAACAAACAGATTTTGGGCAGACATGGGGACTACTTAGACATGCTATGTTACCAGTCTGTGACTTTCTTACTTCTTCTAAAAGAGAACAGTCTGATGAGAAGAAATCCACATGGTAAGAAGTGAACAGGCTGCAACATGGAGCACTGGCTGTATTTACCACCTACACAGATGTAATTGGAAGGTTTTCCACCCTTCTCCTGCTTTTATGATGTGACCGTGAAAGGGATGGGGCAGGTTGCTCTTTCAAGGTCAGGAGGACACGCAGATGTCTGGGTGGTCACGTACTGGAACAGCAGGAcgtggtggagtcaccacccctggaggcaTTTAAGTGATGTGTCTTAGGGGTtacagtggcagtgctgggtggacagttggacttgatcttaaaggtctcttccccCCTTGGTGATTCCATTCTGACTCCAGGTGTTCAGCTCCTTTACCAGCAAGCCCCCCCCCGGCGCACCTTTGCCGATGGCCTGGTAGGCGCCCAGCTTGTAGCAGCTCTCGCTGTGTCCGTGCTCTTCACAGTTGTCGCGCATCACCCGCGCCGCGGCCACGAAGTCCTTTCTCACGGCGTCCAGGTAGTCTGCGAAGCGCTGGCAGCctggggggcaggagcagggcaatGAGCGCTGAGCGCCCCATGGCAGCCTGGGGGGTAGGAGCAGGGCAATGAGCGCAGAGCGCCCCATGGCAGCCTGCGGGGCAGGGGCCTGAGCGCCCCATGGCGgcctgtggggcaggagcagggcattGAGTGCTGAGCGCCCCATGGCAGCctgcggggcagggcagggcgatGAGCGCCCCACGGCAGCCTGCGGGGCAGGGCGATGAGCGCCCCACGGCAGCctgcggggcaggggcagggcgaTGAGCGCCCCACGGCAGCctgcggggcaggggcagggcgaTGAGCGCCCCATGGCAGCctgcggggcaggggcagggcgaTGAGCGCCCCATGGCAGCCTGCGGGGCAGGGCGATGAGCGCCCCATGGCAGCctgcggggcaggggcagggcgaTGAGCGCCCCATGGCAgcctgtggggcaggggcagagcaatGAGCGCCCTATGGCAGCCTGCGGAGCAGGGCATTGAGCGCTCGCTGGCCCCGCCGCGCAGGCCCGGGGGCCCTTACCGTCCGCGTCCTTCTCCTTGTAGCACTGGTAGCTGTACTCCACGTGCAGGTTCTCCAGGTACGCCCGCACCTCCTCCTCGTCCGCGAAGTTGATGAACCCGGCCATGACCGCGCCGGGGCACGAGGCGATCCCGGCGGCCGCTCCCGGGAGTACCGAGCGTTCCCCCCGGCTCCCCCCCGGCACCGGCCCTTCCCGGGCAGCTCCCCCCGGCACTTCCCGGGCTGCTCCGCCcgccccttcccctcctgccccttcctgggCTACTCTTCCCGCCCCTTCCTGGGCTGCTCCTTCcgccccttttcctcctcccgCCTCTTCCCCGGCCGCTCCTCCCATCACCGGTCCCTCCCGGGATCACCCGGAACTCTGGACAGTTCAGGAGCGTTAAGCGATAACACGTTGTTGGTGTTTTACTCTCAGAGTTTTGCACCACTGAATGCGTATTCCCGAGGTCTGATTCAGGACAACCCAAGCCACAAACTGAGGCATGACGGAGACAATTGAGACTGTGCACATTAATGCGCTCTGCATGGCCGGGGAGCCATGGCTGCTTTCCCCATACCCCAGCCTCCCTCCTGCATGATTTTGTCTGGATGTTTGAGTTAAAATGAATTCCAGAGAATATTTGCAAATGCTTTGTCCCAAATTATTTCAGTAGGATAACACTGGCTTGCTAAGTTTTTAGGATAAATCAAACTCAGCTAAATCCTGTGCAGAGGCTCCCATAGGAAGAAGCCTGATCATTTATTAAGGGCTTGAGCTAATTGTGACTAACCATCATCAGCCAGACTGGCAGcaaaccctgccaggcacaagGCTGAGACACAAGTTAcaacttctgaaatatttccataaaactTTTCAGACTGCTCAAAAGTTGAGTTGAAGTTAAACCACATTTTCCATAGGAAGTTAAAATCttgatttcaaaatatattgATGAAACCCCAATCCCCTGCCCATGAGAACACAGCTAAGAACATACACATTGTTTGGCCCATGCTGACTGTGAGCAGAGAATGTTTGTGAGCACCTTGTGCTCTGGAGAGGGCCTTTGGAAAATGAGCTGCTTTAGTACCAGCaatactgtttttctgaaaatctggCTTTGAAAACATTCCAGTTTGCACAGGCTCGGAAGAAATTCCTTGAGTTTGGTTTAAGTCCTTGGAGAGTCTGCTCTTGCTGGGACTGTCTTTGCAGTCTCTGATGCTGATGTTGAGCCGGTGCCAACTCAGCCATATGGTCCCTCCAAACCaggagaggagcaacacagGATTCCCAAGTACAGCAGGGCAGGCCAAGAACAGGCATTGGGAGCAGGGGATCAGTCTGTCGCTGCGATGCTTGCGCTGTCTGAGCCCagacagaaaaaaggaagatagTTCCTATCATAAATCCATATGAAATGAGAAAGAGAAGGTAAAGAGGAGACATCTGGTGATAGGTTGGAGTGAATCAGTGGATTTGTTCAAAGGTATCGGAAGAACAATCTGGGAGCTTGCAAAGACATTAGGAAATGGAAGAAACACACAATGGACCAAGAATAATAGTACCAGCTCCTTCCTAATCTAAGATAATTTCTATGTCCATAATTatgtaaattatttcttctaaGGAGATTCGATTTTTTAAGTTATATTCAGAACACGAAGACCCTTAACTCTGCTCTTGTCAGATCTGGAgtacataatttattttctctaggTCAACACCCCAATCTAAAGAACTGGGACTATAACTGCCCTTCTTATGGAGTCCTTAAACAGGCAAAACGGTGCTTCACAGTATCTGTAGAGTATCTTATCTTTTAATGGcaaaaacataaattatttcagcaacTGTTCCTTAATTTATGTGTCTTGATTGTTTGCAGATAACAGGTATTCAAACCTTCTGTATGTAGAATCAGCAATTCGTTGAGAATTCATAAATTCATTTTACTTACATAGGGTGGTTGTATCACTCTTTACTTTGTGTCCTGAAACAAAATACAACGCATTCTCCTCACCAGCAATGCATTGCAGTACGTGTTGGTTGGCAGACAGGTTTTCCTCACTACTGCTGCCTCAGAAACCTGAAATTACTTTGTGTGCAAGTTTGTGCTTATGGCAAAGCTCCTCTCTGAAGTGTATAACCTATGGCAGTGGTGCAGGCTACTGTTTACATTGCCAGAATAAAGGCGTTTGTGCAGCAAACTCTTGCACTACAGAGGGCTGTGGAGCAACACGAGGTGCCACCGCCCGCGGCCGTGGCACTGCCCCGCACAGCGAGCTCTG of the Pithys albifrons albifrons isolate INPA30051 chromosome 10, PitAlb_v1, whole genome shotgun sequence genome contains:
- the COA7 gene encoding cytochrome c oxidase assembly factor 7, which translates into the protein MAGFINFADEEEVRAYLENLHVEYSYQCYKEKDADGCQRFADYLDAVRKDFVAAARVMRDNCEEHGHSESCYKLGAYQAIGKGGLEPDLKAAYKSFLKSCEKGGKKSVNACHNVGLLAHDGRVNNDKPDPVVARDYYTKACDGNFAPSCFNLGVIYLQGAPGVPKDMGSALKYSLKACDLGHIWACANASRMYKLGDGVEKNDAKAEELKNRAKQLHKEQKEASSLVFGE